A genomic window from Thioalkalivibrio sp. ALJ12 includes:
- the rnt gene encoding ribonuclease T, which translates to MAEPVQLDPQHRPMANRFRGFLPVVVDVETGGFDCRRHALLQVAAVFLRRDENDHLVRDRTVSLHVRPYEGSEMDPKSLEVNGIDPYHPLRAAYPEDQAMGRLFSEVRREVKINHCKRAILVGHNAHFDLGFVHTAAERCGIKRNPFHPFSSLDTVSLAALAFGQTVLARAADAAGLGWDTEAAHSAAFDAEKTADIFCQIANRWQDGVGVPQNALRLPDPEELPPGS; encoded by the coding sequence ATGGCCGAACCCGTCCAGCTGGACCCGCAACACCGCCCCATGGCAAACCGATTTCGCGGCTTCCTGCCCGTTGTGGTAGATGTCGAGACGGGAGGCTTCGATTGTCGGCGACATGCCCTTTTGCAGGTCGCGGCCGTGTTCCTGCGCCGCGACGAAAACGACCATCTGGTGCGCGACCGCACCGTGAGCCTGCACGTGCGCCCCTATGAGGGGTCGGAGATGGATCCAAAGTCGCTGGAGGTGAACGGGATCGACCCCTACCACCCGCTGCGCGCGGCCTACCCCGAAGATCAGGCCATGGGCCGGCTGTTCAGCGAGGTCCGACGGGAGGTGAAGATCAACCACTGCAAGCGGGCGATCCTGGTCGGGCACAACGCACACTTTGATCTCGGCTTCGTGCATACCGCCGCCGAGCGCTGCGGGATCAAGCGCAACCCGTTCCACCCGTTTTCCAGCCTGGATACCGTGTCCCTGGCCGCACTGGCGTTCGGCCAGACGGTGCTGGCACGGGCGGCCGATGCCGCGGGGCTGGGATGGGATACGGAAGCCGCTCACAGCGCGGCATTTGATGCGGAAAAGACAGCGGATATTTTCTGCCAGATCGCGAACCGCTGGCAGGACGGGGTCGGGGTCCCGCAGAACGCCCTGCGCCTGCCCGACCCGGAAGAGCTGCCGCCGGGGAGCTGA